From a single Kitasatospora sp. NBC_00458 genomic region:
- a CDS encoding hydroxyacid dehydrogenase — translation MGTRPKETRMFAAAFAMDPLRFPDVYGPEACARVTARAEPVEDPDAPGGVWSTERLAADPDALGDVEVLFTGWGGPVLDSAALARMPRLALVLYGAGSVRRIATPEFWAAGIPIVTAAHANALPVAEFTVAQIVYALKDGWRHVLAARSARAPVRVGRAPGAYGATVGVLSLGATGRLVCERLRDYDVRVIAHDPYTAPPPGVEAVGMDELFATADVVTVHTPLTAETRGLVGRRLLASMKPGATLVNTARGAVLDEPALLDVLAERPDLFAVLDVTDPEPPLPGSPLFTLPNVVVTPHLAGSQALERRRLGDLVVGEFERWTLGEPLRWALDRRTYERMA, via the coding sequence GTGGGCACTCGACCAAAGGAGACCCGGATGTTCGCGGCCGCCTTCGCGATGGACCCCCTCCGCTTCCCCGACGTGTACGGCCCCGAGGCGTGCGCCCGGGTGACCGCGCGGGCGGAACCGGTCGAGGACCCGGACGCCCCCGGCGGGGTCTGGAGCACCGAACGGCTGGCCGCCGATCCGGACGCCCTGGGCGACGTCGAGGTGCTGTTCACCGGCTGGGGCGGCCCCGTCCTCGACTCGGCCGCGCTCGCCCGGATGCCCCGGCTCGCCCTGGTGCTGTACGGCGCCGGATCGGTGCGCCGGATCGCCACCCCGGAGTTCTGGGCCGCCGGCATCCCGATCGTCACCGCCGCCCACGCCAACGCCCTGCCGGTCGCCGAGTTCACCGTCGCCCAGATCGTCTACGCGCTCAAGGACGGCTGGCGGCACGTGCTCGCCGCCCGCTCCGCCCGCGCGCCGGTCCGCGTCGGCCGGGCCCCGGGCGCCTACGGGGCCACCGTCGGCGTGCTGTCGCTCGGCGCGACCGGGCGGCTGGTCTGCGAGCGCCTGCGCGACTACGACGTGCGGGTGATCGCCCACGACCCCTACACCGCTCCGCCACCGGGCGTGGAGGCGGTCGGCATGGACGAACTCTTCGCCACCGCCGACGTGGTGACCGTCCACACGCCGCTCACCGCGGAGACCCGGGGGCTGGTCGGCCGGCGCCTGCTCGCCTCGATGAAGCCCGGTGCGACGCTCGTCAACACCGCCCGCGGCGCCGTCCTCGACGAGCCCGCCCTGCTCGACGTGCTCGCCGAACGGCCGGACCTGTTCGCCGTGCTGGACGTCACCGACCCCGAACCCCCGCTGCCCGGTTCGCCGCTGTTCACCCTGCCGAACGTCGTGGTCACCCCGCACCTGGCCGGCAGCCAGGCGCTGGAGCGCCGCCGCCTGGGCGACCTGGTGGTCGGCGAGTTCGAGCGGTGGACGCTCGGCGAACCGCTCCGCTGGGCGCTCGACCGCCGCACCTACGAGCGGATGGCCTGA
- a CDS encoding AEC family transporter, whose translation MPSLHPLLSGFAPIWALTAVGYLLGRSGLLGEQAEQVLNRFVFHAAMPAALFLMIARTPLDRFANPSMAAFTAGTAVAGGLGLLASQRLFGRGVPERAVGGMASGYVNSANLGIPVAVQVLGDASFVGPVVLFQILVVTPVVLTVLDSRRAGLRAALTLPLRNPILLAVALGAVLSATGWRAPAELNRSCELLGGAAVPTALVALGLSLCHRPAVGVASRYAEVGVAVLAKTVVQPLAAYAVGAFVLHLSDHQLLTVVLFSALPTAQNVFVYAREYGHGAALARDAVLASTLVSMATLSVVGWALGPS comes from the coding sequence ATGCCCAGCCTGCACCCGCTGCTCTCCGGCTTCGCCCCGATCTGGGCGCTCACCGCCGTGGGCTACCTGCTCGGCCGGAGCGGGCTGCTCGGGGAGCAGGCGGAGCAGGTGCTGAACCGGTTCGTCTTCCACGCGGCCATGCCGGCCGCGCTGTTCCTGATGATCGCCCGCACCCCGCTGGACCGGTTCGCCAACCCCTCGATGGCGGCGTTCACCGCGGGCACGGCGGTGGCGGGCGGGCTGGGCCTGCTGGCCTCGCAGCGGCTGTTCGGGCGGGGCGTGCCGGAGCGGGCGGTCGGCGGCATGGCGTCCGGCTACGTCAACTCGGCCAACCTGGGCATACCGGTGGCGGTGCAGGTGCTCGGCGACGCCTCGTTCGTGGGCCCGGTGGTGCTGTTCCAGATCCTGGTGGTCACCCCCGTCGTGCTGACGGTGCTGGACTCGCGGCGCGCGGGGCTCCGGGCGGCGCTGACCCTGCCGCTGCGCAACCCGATCCTGCTGGCGGTGGCCCTGGGCGCCGTGCTGTCCGCGACGGGGTGGCGGGCGCCCGCCGAGCTGAACCGTTCCTGCGAACTGCTCGGCGGTGCGGCCGTGCCGACCGCCCTGGTCGCCCTCGGACTCTCGCTGTGCCACCGGCCGGCCGTCGGCGTCGCCTCCCGGTACGCGGAGGTCGGGGTGGCCGTCCTGGCGAAGACCGTCGTCCAGCCGCTGGCCGCCTACGCGGTGGGCGCCTTCGTGCTCCACCTGTCGGACCACCAGCTGCTCACCGTGGTCCTGTTCTCCGCGCTGCCGACCGCGCAGAACGTCTTCGTGTACGCCCGCGAGTACGGCCACGGCGCGGCGCTGGCCCGGGACGCGGTGCTGGCCTCGACCCTGGTCTCGATGGCGACCCTGTCGGTGGTCGGGTGGGCGCTCGGGCCGTCCTGA
- a CDS encoding transglycosylase SLT domain-containing protein, protein MRTSAALLAGAAGLTALGAGLVPATASAATASPQAIAAQIVPAGQLASFKNIIAHESSWNVTATNPSSGAYGLAQALPGSKMATHGADWKTNPTTQIKWALDYMNSRYGSPNAAWTFWQNHHWY, encoded by the coding sequence ATGCGCACCTCTGCCGCTCTTCTCGCCGGTGCCGCCGGTCTGACCGCGCTGGGCGCCGGCCTGGTGCCCGCCACCGCCTCGGCCGCGACCGCCTCGCCGCAGGCCATCGCCGCCCAGATCGTGCCGGCCGGCCAGCTCGCCTCGTTCAAGAACATCATCGCCCACGAGTCCAGCTGGAACGTGACCGCGACCAACCCGAGCTCGGGCGCGTACGGCCTGGCGCAGGCGCTGCCGGGTTCGAAGATGGCGACGCACGGCGCCGACTGGAAGACCAACCCGACCACCCAGATCAAGTGGGCGCTGGACTACATGAACTCCCGCTACGGCAGCCCGAACGCCGCCTGGACGTTCTGGCAGAACCACCACTGGTACTAA
- a CDS encoding sulfatase family protein, with protein sequence MTEPHTGPHGVGDRPDGAHPAGDHRPNVLVVLTDQQTADAMSATGNPHLATPHMDALAAAGTRYRQAYCAQPLCAPSRASLLTGLLPSGLGVTGNEGGPEPLLGRLFAGAGYDCGYGGKWHLPELDLPEGRGFRRIHPAGDDAGLARAAAAFVREPRDRPFLLVASFLEPHGICEWARGQDPKTGPLPAPPPAADCPPLPANFPPAPYEARLPRLAQRAWAHTHPTEEWREDDWRRYRYAYYALVERVDRHLGTVLTALHEPDDGPDGGPDDGPDGGPSDAPGRRRETVVVFSSDHGDGAGAHRWNQKWALYEESVRVPFLVSGPGTVAGAVSDRLVSTGPDLIPTLCDLAGVTPPPGLPGRSVRAPAPRETVVVETRWELPGFNNALGRMIRDERHKYVCYAWGDHREQLFDLGADPGEMVNLAVDSRYAALLDRFRALLAGHCARSGDPFARFVPAPAAG encoded by the coding sequence ATGACGGAGCCGCACACCGGGCCGCACGGCGTCGGCGACCGCCCCGACGGCGCACACCCCGCGGGGGACCACCGGCCGAACGTCCTGGTCGTCCTGACGGACCAGCAGACGGCCGACGCGATGAGCGCCACCGGGAACCCCCACCTCGCCACCCCGCACATGGACGCGCTGGCCGCCGCCGGCACCCGGTACCGGCAGGCGTACTGCGCCCAGCCGCTCTGCGCACCGTCCCGGGCCAGCCTGCTCACCGGGCTCCTGCCCAGCGGCCTCGGGGTCACCGGGAACGAGGGCGGGCCGGAGCCGCTGCTCGGCCGGCTGTTCGCCGGGGCCGGATACGACTGCGGCTACGGTGGCAAGTGGCACCTGCCGGAACTGGACCTGCCCGAGGGGCGGGGCTTCCGCCGGATCCACCCGGCCGGCGACGACGCCGGACTGGCCCGCGCCGCCGCCGCGTTCGTCCGCGAGCCGCGCGACCGGCCGTTCCTGCTGGTCGCCTCCTTCCTGGAGCCGCACGGAATCTGCGAGTGGGCGCGCGGCCAGGACCCGAAGACCGGACCGCTGCCCGCCCCGCCGCCCGCCGCGGACTGCCCTCCGCTGCCCGCCAACTTCCCGCCCGCCCCCTACGAGGCCAGGCTCCCCCGGCTCGCGCAGCGCGCCTGGGCACACACCCACCCCACCGAGGAGTGGCGCGAGGACGACTGGCGGCGGTACCGGTACGCCTACTACGCGCTCGTCGAACGGGTCGACCGGCACCTGGGGACGGTCCTCACGGCGCTCCACGAGCCGGACGACGGACCGGACGGCGGACCTGACGACGGGCCGGACGGCGGGCCGTCGGACGCACCCGGGAGGCGCCGGGAGACGGTGGTGGTGTTCAGCTCCGACCACGGCGACGGCGCCGGCGCGCACCGCTGGAACCAGAAGTGGGCGCTGTACGAGGAGTCGGTGCGGGTGCCGTTCCTGGTCAGCGGCCCGGGCACGGTGGCGGGCGCGGTCAGCGACCGGCTGGTCTCCACCGGCCCGGACCTCATCCCGACCCTCTGCGACCTGGCGGGCGTCACCCCGCCGCCCGGCCTGCCGGGGCGCAGCGTCCGGGCCCCGGCGCCCCGGGAGACCGTGGTGGTGGAGACCCGCTGGGAGCTGCCCGGGTTCAACAACGCCCTCGGCCGGATGATCCGCGACGAGCGGCACAAGTACGTCTGCTACGCCTGGGGCGACCACCGCGAGCAGCTCTTCGACCTCGGCGCCGACCCGGGTGAGATGGTCAACCTGGCCGTGGACTCGCGGTACGCCGCGCTGCTCGACCGGTTCCGTGCGCTGCTCGCCGGGCACTGCGCCCGGTCCGGTGACCCGTTCGCGCGCTTCGTCCCGGCGCCGGCGGCGGGCTGA
- a CDS encoding ROK family transcriptional regulator, with protein sequence MPQPPRTTPRTAARTAPRTPATATTQTVAQVNQTVLLEVLRRHGSLSRQRLAAESGLSTATVHRLVEVLRAAGLVIVETERAPSSGGRPPQLVRYNAGAQTVLAVAMRPRRIVGVVADLHGTVLHETEHHWTGLGPDRSREPSAEDLTGPLLALVDGLRAWAGRHAGAPRALVVGVPGVVRDRTGLVEFAPALDWPGMRLRALLQERLGIPVAVESNVDLVALAVQHSEAGAGVGDLAAVVVGIEVGAGIVLGGRLHRGRLGSAGALGHLMADRRALDRPLGRTGDTQSRIGDHAVDRRITEAGLTVTGTSAERVAELFRLAREGEPAAVRLVDEFTDDLALLVANLTSVLGPELVALGGRLLWESGGEMLPAIESRLQGRVPVLPRLMVVHSTTTELVGAAASAVRLADGATFITR encoded by the coding sequence GTGCCCCAGCCCCCGCGCACCACACCCCGCACCGCGGCACGGACCGCGCCGCGCACCCCCGCGACCGCCACCACCCAGACCGTGGCGCAGGTCAACCAGACCGTGCTGCTGGAGGTCCTGCGCCGGCACGGCTCGCTCTCCCGGCAACGGCTGGCCGCGGAGAGCGGCCTGTCCACCGCGACCGTGCACCGCCTGGTCGAGGTGCTGCGGGCGGCCGGCCTGGTGATCGTGGAGACGGAGCGGGCGCCGTCCAGCGGGGGGCGGCCGCCGCAGCTGGTCCGCTACAACGCCGGCGCGCAGACCGTGCTCGCCGTGGCGATGCGCCCGCGCCGCATCGTCGGCGTGGTCGCCGACCTGCACGGCACGGTGCTGCACGAGACCGAGCACCACTGGACCGGTCTCGGCCCCGACCGGAGCCGCGAGCCGTCCGCCGAGGACCTCACCGGGCCGCTGCTGGCGCTGGTCGACGGCCTGCGCGCGTGGGCCGGCCGGCACGCCGGGGCCCCGCGCGCCCTGGTCGTCGGGGTGCCCGGGGTGGTCCGGGACCGGACCGGGCTGGTGGAGTTCGCACCGGCGCTGGACTGGCCCGGGATGCGGCTCCGCGCGCTGCTCCAGGAGCGGCTGGGCATCCCGGTCGCGGTGGAGAGCAACGTCGACCTGGTCGCGCTGGCCGTCCAGCACAGCGAGGCCGGCGCCGGGGTGGGCGACCTCGCGGCGGTGGTGGTCGGGATCGAGGTCGGCGCGGGCATCGTGCTCGGCGGGCGGCTGCACCGGGGCCGGCTGGGCTCCGCCGGTGCGCTCGGCCACCTGATGGCCGACCGCCGGGCCCTGGACCGGCCGCTCGGGCGGACCGGAGACACCCAGTCGCGGATCGGCGACCACGCCGTCGACCGGCGGATCACCGAGGCCGGGCTGACCGTCACCGGCACCTCGGCCGAGCGGGTCGCCGAACTGTTCCGGCTGGCCCGCGAGGGAGAGCCCGCGGCGGTCCGGCTGGTGGACGAGTTCACCGACGACCTGGCCCTGCTGGTGGCCAACCTGACCAGCGTGCTCGGCCCCGAACTCGTCGCGCTGGGCGGCCGGTTGCTCTGGGAGAGCGGGGGCGAGATGCTGCCCGCGATCGAATCCCGCCTCCAGGGCCGGGTCCCGGTGCTGCCGCGCCTGATGGTGGTGCACTCGACCACGACCGAGCTGGTCGGCGCGGCCGCCTCCGCCGTACGCCTCGCCGACGGGGCGACCTTCATCACCCGCTGA
- a CDS encoding outer membrane protein assembly factor BamB family protein gives MTSARPSRPVQPSRAARPSRRQLLLGAGTATALAALGAGPAAAAPRPSGPKVTGLGPGNADFPLMSATLLGETLWIGSRNLAPAKVVGYHVPTGRVTATAALPTGNFVQGSAAHGGLLYLGVTDAPKAVNLYRLDPADGSVRGLVSVPGADVRDVAVAPDGVVYATGRQKGRAAGPGLYAYDPATGVLAEVASPAPGATQGRAVEATATHAYLGVGSNLAGGGGATLASLFAVERATGRTTDITPPDLSADTIIRQITALGDDLLAVSTEGKPAHVAFLDPATHAVLRSFPVPGTKSITNFQRVGDTVWFTSTEQGVVWRYRLAAGSLEQFAVPVPDGNTWGLGRIGDTLVGVTEGGTAWTLSTATAAVTTTDLVSAGAPAEAQLGMSLAARNGRVYVGGNGSVALHDLEEGTVRKLPVPGEAKDTVVLDDDTLYLGVYSSQGIWRYNPWEDAEPVQEAKLPQEQNRPQTIRWDEEHGLLLLGVQADTTGGGSFVTYRPGSGRPTVHVDPLGPEQLVRAVAAGHGQAFLGGDNAKTTGPRGDLAAWDPEAGRELWRTGTDFGSGISSLVVHGRRLFGITVNGQAFSVDLRTARRRPGGGVSAPVIGVRADLRAITSANPRLLVARGRVYGISERTLFRLDPETLAATVLVQVDAEWYSGARVAADDEGLLYTLRGRELIAVRDR, from the coding sequence ATGACGTCCGCACGCCCCTCCCGCCCGGTCCAGCCCTCCCGTGCCGCCCGTCCCTCCCGCCGCCAGCTCCTGCTCGGCGCCGGTACGGCCACGGCCCTGGCCGCCCTCGGCGCCGGACCCGCCGCCGCCGCGCCGCGCCCGTCCGGCCCCAAGGTGACCGGACTCGGCCCGGGGAACGCCGACTTCCCGCTGATGAGCGCCACCCTGCTCGGCGAGACCCTCTGGATCGGCTCGCGGAACCTCGCCCCCGCCAAGGTGGTCGGCTACCACGTGCCGACCGGTCGGGTCACGGCCACCGCGGCCCTGCCGACCGGCAACTTCGTGCAGGGCTCCGCCGCCCACGGGGGCCTCCTCTACCTGGGCGTCACGGACGCGCCGAAGGCCGTCAACCTCTACCGCCTGGACCCGGCCGACGGGAGCGTGCGCGGCCTCGTCAGCGTCCCCGGCGCCGACGTCCGGGACGTCGCGGTCGCCCCCGACGGCGTGGTGTACGCCACCGGACGGCAGAAGGGCCGTGCGGCCGGCCCCGGCCTGTACGCGTACGACCCGGCGACCGGCGTGCTCGCCGAGGTGGCCTCGCCCGCGCCGGGCGCCACCCAGGGCCGGGCCGTCGAGGCCACCGCGACCCACGCCTACCTGGGTGTCGGCAGCAACCTGGCGGGCGGCGGCGGGGCCACCCTCGCCAGCCTGTTCGCGGTGGAGCGGGCCACCGGCCGGACCACCGACATCACGCCGCCCGACCTGTCGGCCGACACCATCATCCGGCAGATCACCGCGCTGGGGGACGACCTGCTGGCCGTCTCCACCGAGGGCAAGCCCGCCCACGTCGCCTTCCTCGACCCGGCCACCCACGCGGTGCTGCGGTCGTTCCCGGTGCCCGGCACCAAGAGCATCACCAACTTCCAGCGCGTGGGCGACACCGTCTGGTTCACCTCCACCGAGCAGGGCGTCGTCTGGCGCTACCGGCTCGCCGCCGGGAGCCTGGAGCAGTTCGCCGTGCCCGTCCCGGACGGCAACACCTGGGGCCTCGGCCGGATCGGCGACACCCTGGTGGGCGTCACCGAGGGCGGTACCGCGTGGACCCTCTCCACGGCCACCGCCGCCGTCACCACCACCGACCTGGTGTCCGCCGGGGCGCCCGCCGAGGCCCAGCTCGGCATGTCGCTGGCGGCCCGCAACGGCCGCGTCTACGTCGGCGGCAACGGCTCGGTCGCGCTGCACGACCTGGAGGAGGGCACGGTGCGGAAGCTGCCCGTGCCCGGCGAGGCCAAGGACACCGTGGTCCTCGACGACGACACCCTCTACCTGGGCGTCTACTCCTCGCAGGGCATCTGGCGCTACAACCCGTGGGAGGACGCGGAGCCGGTGCAGGAGGCGAAGCTCCCGCAGGAGCAGAACCGGCCGCAGACGATCCGCTGGGACGAGGAGCACGGGCTGCTGCTGCTCGGCGTGCAGGCCGACACCACCGGCGGCGGGTCCTTCGTCACCTACCGGCCCGGCAGCGGCCGGCCCACCGTGCACGTCGACCCGCTCGGGCCCGAGCAGCTGGTCCGCGCGGTCGCGGCCGGGCACGGCCAGGCGTTCCTCGGCGGGGACAACGCCAAGACCACCGGCCCGCGCGGCGACCTCGCCGCCTGGGACCCGGAGGCGGGGCGCGAACTCTGGCGGACCGGCACGGACTTCGGCTCGGGCATCAGCAGCCTGGTGGTGCACGGCCGCCGGCTGTTCGGCATCACGGTGAACGGGCAGGCCTTCTCGGTCGACCTCAGGACGGCCCGGCGGCGCCCGGGCGGCGGCGTCTCCGCCCCGGTGATCGGCGTCCGCGCCGACCTGCGCGCGATCACCTCGGCGAACCCGCGCCTGCTGGTGGCGCGCGGCCGGGTGTACGGGATCAGCGAGCGGACGCTGTTCCGGCTCGACCCGGAGACGCTCGCGGCGACCGTGCTGGTCCAGGTGGACGCCGAGTGGTACAGCGGTGCGCGGGTGGCGGCCGACGACGAAGGCCTGCTGTACACGCTGCGCGGGCGCGAGCTGATCGCGGTGCGGGACCGCTGA
- a CDS encoding HD domain-containing protein, which produces MSLAEVERIARTAHAGQTDKNGHPYSEHLAAVAGGVAARGGSEEQIAAGWLHDAIEDDALTRDWLAGAALTDTTKAIVDALSKRPGEPLEEYTARILATPGALLVKRADLAHNSDPARLASLDPATAERLAAKYRRTRELLGLDDRA; this is translated from the coding sequence CTGAGCCTGGCCGAGGTCGAACGGATCGCACGGACCGCCCACGCCGGGCAGACCGACAAGAACGGCCACCCGTACAGCGAGCACCTGGCGGCGGTGGCGGGCGGCGTCGCGGCGCGCGGCGGCAGCGAGGAGCAGATCGCGGCGGGCTGGCTGCACGACGCGATCGAGGACGACGCGCTGACCCGCGACTGGCTCGCCGGGGCCGCCCTCACGGACACCACCAAGGCGATCGTGGACGCGCTCAGCAAGCGCCCCGGAGAGCCCTTGGAGGAGTACACCGCGCGCATCCTGGCCACCCCCGGCGCCCTCCTCGTCAAGCGGGCCGACCTCGCGCACAACTCCGACCCGGCCCGGCTGGCGAGCCTCGACCCGGCGACCGCCGAGCGGCTGGCCGCCAAGTACCGGCGGACCCGCGAACTGCTGGGGCTGGACGACCGGGCCTGA